Proteins from one Coffea arabica cultivar ET-39 chromosome 8c, Coffea Arabica ET-39 HiFi, whole genome shotgun sequence genomic window:
- the LOC113705639 gene encoding guard cell S-type anion channel SLAC1-like has translation MDTKSNNSPSFLETHFVDIHEILPEEEDEEAEGEEEIASNVENAENRFHGLVKTREGKRARRNFSRQVSLETGFSVLRKESKTKDQRELLRRSGTSFGDYGSTRHFVEGRKADFNIFRTKSALSRQNSALPQRESGVDHIQKNQDAPGEGLQHDGESVNESVPAGRYFAALRGPELDQVKDSEDILLPKDEKWPFLLRFPIGCFGICLGLSSQAILWRALSSSPSTKFLHVTPFINFVLWLLAVGVLVAISVTYALKCALYFEAVKREYFHPVRVNFFFAPWVVCMFLAIGAPPRIAPETLHPAIWCVFMAPILFLDLKIYGQWLSGGKRRLCKVANPSSHLSVVGNFVGAILAAKVGWKEAGKFLWSIGFAHYLVVFVTLYQRLPTSEALPKELHPVYSMFIATPAAASLAWGAVYGEFDGLARTCYFIALFLYTSLVVRINFFRGFRFSVAWWSYTFPMTTVSIASIKYSEAAPSAVSKGLALTLSFMSSAMVSILFVSTLLHAFVWRTLFPNDLAIAIKKRRLAKEKKPMKKSCDIKRWTKQSPLSLVSTTRKHNSGNKGSDGEN, from the exons ATGGATACAAAGTCAAATAATTCTCCGAGTTTCCTGGAAACTCATTTTGTCGACATCCATGAGATCTTGCCAGAAGAAGAAGACGAAGAAgcagaaggagaagaagagatAGCCAGCAATGTTGAAAATGCAGAGAACCGATTTCACGGGCTTGTTAAAACTAGGGAAGGAAAGAGGGCTCGGAGAAATTTTAGCAGACAAGTTTCCCTGGAGACAGGCTTCTCGGTGCTGAGGAAAGAGTCTAAAACCAAAGATCAACGTGAATTACTTAGAAGAAGCGGAACAAGTTTTGGAGACTATGGCTCAACTCGTCACTTTGTTGAAGGAAGGAAAGCAGACTTCAACATCTTCAGAACTAAATCTGCTCTGAGTAGACAGAATTCAGCATTGCCCCAGAGAGAGAGTGGGGTTGATCACATTCAGAAAAATCAAGATGCTCCTGGAGAAGGGCTTCAACATGATGGTGAATCTGTTAATGAGAGTGTTCCCGCAGGAAGATACTTTGCTGCTCTTAGAGGGCCTGAATTAGACCAAGTCAAG GACTCGGAGGACATACTGTTACCCAAAGATGAGAAATGGCCATTCCTCCTTCGTTTCCCAATTGGTTGCTTTGGTATCTGTTTAGGCCTTAGCAGTCAGGCCATTCTTTGGCGTGCTCTCTCCAGCAGTCCATCTACCAAATTCCTTCATGTTACACCTTTCATCAATTTTGTGCTGTGGCTGTTGGCCGTAGGTGTCCTTGTTGCAATTTCTGTCACCTATGCACTCAAATGTGCATTGTATTTTGAAGCAGTCAAGAGAGAGTATTTTCATCCAGTAAGAGTCAATTTCTTTTTTGCACCTTGGGTTGTCTGCATGTTCTTAGCCATTGGAGCACCACCGAGAATAGCACCAGAAACTCTTCATCCAGCGATTTGGTGTGTCTTTATGGCCCCAATTCTGTTTCTTGATCTCAAAATTTATGGTCAATGGCTTTCGGGTGGAAAACGACGTCTCTGCAAGGTGGCAAATCCATCTTCTCATCTCTCAGTTGTTGGAAACTTTGTTGGAGCAATATTGGCTGCCAAAGTGGGATGGAAAGAAGCTGGCAAGTTCTTGTGGTCCATTGGATTTGCTCATTATCTGGTGGTGTTTGTAACATTGTATCAGCGATTGCCAACAAGTGAAGCACTCCCTAAGGAGCTACACCCTGTATATTCCATGTTTATAGCAACTCCAGCTGCAGCAAGCCTTGCTTGGGGAGCTGTCTATGGCGAATTTGATGGCTTGGCAAGGACCTGCTACTTCATTGCTTTATTTCTCTACACATCACTGGTTGTCCGTATCAACTTCTTCAGGGGATTCAG GTTTTCTGTTGCGTGGTGGTCTTATACCTTCCCGATGACAACAGTGTCAATAGCAAGCATCAAGTATTCCGAGGCAGCCCCTTCAGCAGTAAGCAAAGGCCTTGCCTTGACTCTTTCTTTTATGTCATCAGCAATGGTGTCAATATTGTTTGTCTCCACACTGCTCCATGCTTTTGTCTGGCGGACATTATTCCCAAATGACCTTGCCATTGCCATAAAAAAGAGAAGGCTTGCAAAGGAGAAAAAACCCATGAAAAAGAGTTGCGACATAAAGCGTTGGACAAAGCAGTCCCCTCTATCTCTTGTATCTACCACAAGAAAGCATAACTCAGGAAATAAGGGTTCTGATGGGGAGAACTAA
- the LOC113707276 gene encoding blue copper protein — MSSISQGTKKKAFAEDREKFNIQMASKAFLIAVAMAATIVAPTMAKEILVGGADGWRLGINYQAWADGIEFDVGDTLVFNYVAGNHNVIKVNGTDFQLCAAPLGAAPLTSGHDVILLATPGRKWYICGVANHCQAGPMKFAITVQVQGGRSPPSASAPGSPPSASAPGSPSSASAPSPASPCSKYNIQMASKAFLIALAVVAAIVAPTRAKEIVVGGKDGWMFGMDYQAWADGIEFHVGDTLVFNYKPRAHNVIKVNGTEFKQCAAPLGAAPLTSGHDVITLAAPGRKWYICGFPDHCHTGQMKFAITVQPGLGSPSPAPALTPPKPDAGAATGFGPSKTLSWMIAALAAFMMIMA; from the exons ATGTCTTCAATATCTCAAG GCACAAAAAAGAAAGCTTTCGCAGAAGACAGAGAGAAATTTAATATACAAATGGCGTCGAAAGCTTTCTTGATTGCAGTAGCTATGGCTGCTACAATTGTCGCTCCAACAATGGCAAAGGAAATATTGGTTGGAGGTGCAGATGGTTGGAGATTGGGCATTAATTATCAGGCCTGGGCTGATGGAATTGAATTTGACGTTGGAGATACCTTGG TGTTTAACTACGTGGCTGGAAACCacaatgtcatcaaagtaaatgGGACCGACTTCCAACTTTGCGCGGCGCCGCTCGGCGCTGCACCTTTAACCTCCGGTCATGATGTGATCCTCCTCGCCACTCCCGGAAGGAAATGGTACATTTGTGGCGTTGCCAATCATTGCCAGGCTGGACCAATGAAGTTTGCCATTACTGTCCAGGTCCAGGGAGGTAGATCTCCTCCATCTGCATCTGCTCCAGGATCTCCTCCATCTGCATCTGCTCCAGGATCTCCTTCATCTGCATCTGCTCCAAGTCCTGCCTCCCCATGTTCT AAATATAATATACAAATGGCGTCGAAAGCTTTCTTGATTGCATTAGCTGTTGTTGCTGCAATTGTTGCTCCGACAAGGGCAAAGGAAATTGTGGTCGGAGGTAAAGATGGTTGGATGTTCGGGATGGATTATCAGGCCTGGGCTGATGGAATCGAATTCCACGTTGGAGATACCTTAG tgTTTAACTACAAACCTAGAGCACacaatgtcatcaaagtaaatgGAACCGAGTTCAAACAGTGCGCAGCACCACTCGGGGCTGCTCCATTAACCTCCGGTCACGATGTAATCACCCTCGCCGCTCCCGGAAGGAAATGGTACATTTGTGGCTTTCCCGACCATTGCCACACTGGACAAATGAAGTTTGCCATTACTGTCCAGCCCGGTTTAGGATCTCCTTCACCTGCACCTGCTCTAACTCCTCCCAAACCCGATGCTGGAGCAGCCACCGGATTTGGTCCCTCAAAAACTTTATCTTGGATGATTGCTGCATTGGCCGCCTTCATGATGATCATGGCTTGA
- the LOC113706938 gene encoding probable sugar phosphate/phosphate translocator At1g12500: protein MVEAQSWTTRRGSNPRLESTDQVLDIPVTPTAEIKHQQGVGSLISPNLLTALIIASWYLSNIGVLLLNKYLLSFYGYRYPIFLTMLHMISCASYSFVAIRWLEIVPFQQIHSRKQFFKILALSAIFCFSVVCGNTSLRYLPVSFNQAIGATTPFFTAIFAFVITCKKESAEVYLALVPVVLGIVLASNSEPLFHLFGFLMALGSTAGRALKSVVQGLLLTSDAEKLHSMNLLLYMAPMAAMILLPFTLYIEGNVTAVTIEKARLDGFMIFLLVANATVAYLVNLTNFLVTKHTSALTLQVLGNAKAAVAAVVSVLIFRNPVTVMGMTGFAVTIMGVVLYSEAKKRSKLTAH from the coding sequence ATGGTGGAGGCACAGTCATGGACAACAAGGAGGGGAAGCAACCCAAGATTGGAGTCCACAGACcaagtcctggatatcccagttACGCCAACTGCTGAAATAAAACATCAACAGGGGGTGGGATCCTTAATCTCTCCAAATTTGCTGACAGCACTTATCATTGCATCATGGTACTTGTCAAACATTGGTGTACTTTTACTGAACAAATATCTCCTCAGCTTTTATGGTTACCGTTACCCAATCTTCCTTACCATGCTGCACATGATCTCTTGTGCTTCTTATAGCTTTGTAGCCATCAGGTGGCTAGAAATTGTCCCTTTTCAGCAAATTCATAGTAGGAAGCAGTTTTTCAAGATTCTTGCTTTATCTGctattttttgcttttctgtTGTCTGTGGGAATACTTCTTTGAGGTACTTGCCTGTCTCGTTCAACCAAGCAATTGGTGCCACTACCCCTTTCTTCACAGCCATTTTTGCATTTGTGATTACTTGTAAAAAGGAATCTGCTGAGGTTTATTTAGCACTTGTCCCTGTGGTTCTTGGGATTGTTTTGGCTAGCAATAGCGAGCCCTTGTTTCATCTTTTTGGGTTTTTAATGGCATTAGGTTCGACTGCTGGGAGAGCCTTGAAGTCTGTGGTTCAAGGGTTGTTGTTAACGTCTGATGCTGAGAAATTGCACTCGATGAATCTCTTGTTGTACATGGCTCCGATGGCAGCTATGATTTTGTTACCCTTTACTTTGTATATTGAGGGGAACGTGACTGCCGTGACAATTGAGAAGGCGAGGCTCGATGGGTTTATGATCTTTTTGTTGGTTGCCAATGCCACTGTGGCTTATTTGGTGAATTTGACTAACTTCTTGGTGACAAAGCATACTAGTGCTTTGACTTTGCAAGTGTTGGGGAATGCCAAGGCTGCTGTGGCTGCTGTGGTTTCAGTGTTGATATTCAGGAATCCGGTGACCGTTATGGGGATGACCGGATTTGCTGTGACAATAATGGGGGTGGTGCTTTACAGTGAGGCCAAGAAGAGGTCTAAACTTACAGCTCATTGA